Proteins from one Pseudoliparis swirei isolate HS2019 ecotype Mariana Trench chromosome 22, NWPU_hadal_v1, whole genome shotgun sequence genomic window:
- the LOC130213246 gene encoding uncharacterized protein LOC130213246, which yields MRNSSVASACYMQAFVAPLCWATLTTQSENMTADEYDSLLAAAKPALQNMPYSRMNLPTDGGKRQHLPKMMNMLKDVYGAMSPDQRTQVVSWIKDQITKKDFNCTMKPPSDPRSRLKKSCNPLLGWLNLEALAMMGPYVSRLAPRDVNSSPKEQLCEFFHSGQFATVMNMNSKINPSLAKKFLERFQECFSGNQTFAENVDKLGILACHYSAAPDLPPDVSRKLLSELEDCDDFGNPRITQWKKRLVKSGMSNTNSTEPLRWLGKMAALLSPKQLSEMPDKSVMEILKDLGPSVQWTKRQQRTLVKKLLCNNASLQDCWRPGSLMRPQQLVDLQSVAGGFPISMLKNPKNLLADKEGLKNMCMRMSKGQLMAVMQGLLGQMVPSELVQKLSGRLLRRLPLNKLDKANITSLDQVVVKMWSRPQAALLVKQMYNKQKLHHWRLHSLLQGVTCKMIDGVADNETQDMAQAITETPRWLSNVQA from the exons ATGAGGAACTCCTCG GTTGCATCTGCATGCTACATGCAGGCCTTTGTGGCTCCTCTGTGCTGGGCGACTTTGACCACACAGAGTGAAAACATGACTGCAGACGAATATGACTCCCTGCTGGCGGCTGCCAAACCTGCGCTGCAGAATATGCCTTATTCTAGAATGAACCTTCCCACTGATGGAGGAAAGCGACAACACCTGCCAAAGAT GATGAACATGCTGAAGGATGTGTATGGTGCCATGTCTCCAGACCAACGGACTCAGGTGGTGAGCTGGATAAAAGATCAGATCACAAAGAAGGACTTCAACTGTACAATGAAGCCACCATCTGACCCAAGATCAA GGCTGAAGAAGAGCTGCAACCCTTTACTGGGATGGCTGAACTTGGAGGCGTTGGCCATGATGGGACCGTACGTCTCCCGGTTAGCACCAAGAGACGTGAATTCTTCTCCCAAAGAACAG CTGTGTGAATTCTTCCACTCAGGCCAGTTTGCGACTGTTATGAATATGAACTCTAAAATCAATCCAAGCCTGGCCAAGAAGTTTCTTGAACGATTTCAAGAGTGCTTCAGTGGAAATCAGACGTTTGCTGAGAATGTGGACAA GCTCGGCATACTGGCCTGTCATTATTCTGCTGCTCCAGACTTGCCTCCTGACGTGAGCAGGAAACTCCTCTCTGAGCTCGAGGACTGCGATGACTTCGGTAACCCCAGGATCACACAG TGGAAGAAGCGTCTCGTCAAGTCTGGGATGTCAAATACAAACAGCACTGAACCACTACGCTGGCTGGGCAAAATGGCTGCCTTGCTGTCTCCCAAACAGCTGTCTGAGATGCCTGACAAATCAGTCATGGAAATTCTCAAGGATCTGGGACCCTCCGTCCAATGGACAAAGCGCCAGCAACGCACCCTGGTCAAGAAACTGCTTTGCAATAACGCGAGCCTGCAGGACTGCTGGAGGCCTGGCTCTCTCATGCGCCCTCAGCAGCTGGTGGACCTTCAGTCAGTCGCAGGTGGTTTTCCCATCAGCATGCTCAAGAACCCCAAGAACCTGCTGGCAGATAAAGAGGGCCTGAAGAACATGTGCATGCGGATGTCAAAGGGCCAGCTGATGGCCGTGATGCAGGGG ctgcttgGACAAATGGTTCCCTCAGAGCTGGTGCAGAAGTTGTCTGGCCGTTTGCTTCGCAGACTTCCTCTAAACAAGCTGGACAAAGCTAACATCACCTCCTTGGACCAAGTGGTGGTTAAGATGTGGTCTCGGCCACAG GCGGCTTTGCTGGTAAAACAGATGTACAATAAACAGAAGCTTCATCATTG GAGGCTGCATTCGCTCCTCCAAGGAGTGACCTGTAAGATGATTGACGGTGTCGCGGACAATGAGACTCAAGACATGGCGCAGGCCATAACAGAGACTCCGCGGTGGCTCTCCAACGTGCAGGCAT GA
- the LOC130212753 gene encoding RIIa domain-containing protein 1, translated as MAGNGGLIKLDVGELSAEQQEKLRRFKRKTRIDNEKYLRSHPEVEELMADFLRNVLGKRPADIHEFAADHFSNPDLRVVIDSKMEENIK; from the exons ATGGCCGGTAACGGAGGTTTGATTAAGCTGGACGTGGGCGAGCTGAGTgcggagcagcaggagaagctGCGACGCTTCAAG CGCAAAACGAGAATCGACAACGAGAAGTATCTGAGGTCCCACCCAGAGGTCGAGGAGTTGATGGCGGACTTTCTCAG AAATGTGCTTGGCAAAAGGCCCGCCGACATCCATGAGTTTGCTGCAG ATCACTTCTCCAATCCAGATCTTCGTGTGGTTATTGACTCCAAAATGGAAGAAAACATCAAGTGA
- the il6r gene encoding interleukin-6 receptor subunit alpha isoform X2: MRIVLLLLCVLCAARVRGAFDGTCPRKEPPPGVLVVSQGSKLVLTCSGRVEVDGVKVSIHRNSANIRRGNSSNATPTTENIISETGVWMKIKKHPVNEGKQPNSTLAGESRSLGLTGYTASTSTHTARPTSVDRQLKGEEMDGMGDYEEEEEAEKGSRVTRGTKSRLQWKWMSRTVRKGVRDRGETTFERRGAALSLSPVRLEDSGRYTCYHRGRERSSFLIHVADPPETPSLSCYKRSPSSKIRCEWAPQRPLTIWPNCYLLLSKSPTQAFLPSQCSYSHRSSRCWCALDHNEDEQRTLHMAYLCVTSIAGNATSALLHFLPLSILKPDPPSDVTVQQEEGQEMRMTVTWSLPNSWKSQESFYVLNYEIKYRPLKSSLYHGQIQAVKKRSYTITDAMPGVEYLIQLRTKEEYDGQWSDWSTPVQASSWLRSTNPEPVQRGAAVSRHGLWISASFALLSLVLLAAYIFRHKERFMRVVIKCKDSPRPPPSSPTPPEGQALVAFAPPHYKKEPQSEVEKGEEEQRLKERVEAMNFNNTSYFFLHRTHGQAEKGIKLASVTDD; encoded by the exons ATGCGGATTGTTCTCCTTTTGCTGTGCGTTCTGTGCGCCGCGCGGGTCCGGGGCGCTTTCGACGGAACCTGCCCCAGAAAAG AGCCTCCACCTGGTGTGCTGGTTGTATCCCAGGGCAGTAAGTTGGTTTTGACCTGCAGTGGCCGTGTGGAGGTGGACGGGGTGAAGGTCAGCATTCACAGAAACAGTGCAAACATTAGAAGAGGGAATTCCTCTAATGCAACCCCAACCACTGAAAACATAATCAGCGAAACTGGAGTCTGgatgaaaattaaaaaacatcctgtGAATGAGGGAAAACAGCCCAACTCAACTTTGGCTGGAGAAAGCAGAAGCCTCGGACTTACAGGATATACAGCTTCTACCAGCACTCACACAGCCCGGCCAACCAGTGTGGACAGACAACTAAAGGGTGAAGAGATGGATGGCATGGGCGattatgaggaagaggaggaagcggaGAAAGGGAGCAGAGTTACAAGGGGCACAAAGTCAAGGCTGCAGTGGAAGTGGATGAGTCGGACAGTGAGGAAAGGAGTCAGAGACCGGGGAGAAACCACATTTGAGAGGAGAGGGGCTGCACTGTCTCTGTCCCCGGTCAGACTGGAGGACTCTGGGAGGTACACCTGTTATCACCGAGGCAGAGAGAGGTCCTCCTTCCTCATACACGTTGCAG ATCCTCCAGAGACTCCCAGCCTGTCCTGCTACAAAAGGTCACCCAGCAGTAAGATCCGCTGTGAATGGGCCCCTCAGAGGCCCCTCACGATATGGCCGAACTGTTACCTCCTCCTTAGTAAAAG CCCCACACAGGCGTTCCTTCCATCGCAGTGCTCATACTCACATCGGAGCTCCCGCTGTTGGTGTGCTCTGGACCACAATGAGGACGAGCAGAGAACCCTCCACATGGCCTACCTGTGTGTGACGAGCATCGCAGGAAACGCCACCAGCGCCCTGCTGCACTTCCTACCGCTAAGCATTT TAAAGCCTGACCCTCCATCGGATGTGACGGTTCAACAGGAGGAGGGACAAGAGATGAGGATGACCGTTACCTGGAGTTTGCCGAACTCCTGGAAGTCTCAAGAAAGCTTTTATGTACTAAACTACGAGATCAAATACCGACCTCTCAAGTCCTCGTTATATCATGGCCAG ATACAGGCGGTGAAGAAGCGCTCCTACACAATCACTGATGCAATGCCTGGTGTTGAGTACTTGATACAACTCAGAACCAAGGAAGAGTACGATGGTCAGTGGAGTGACTGGAGTACACCTGTCCAAGCCAGCAGCTGGTTGAGGTCAACAA ATCCTGAGCCAGTCCAACGTGGTGCGGCGGTGTCGCGTCATGGCCTGTGGATCTCTGCTTCCTTtgctctcttgtctcttgtccttTTAGCTGCCTACATATTCAG ACACAAGGAAAGATTTATGCGTGTCGTCATAAAATGTAAGGATTCTCCGCGGCCTCCGCCTTCCAGCCCAACGCCTCCAGAAGGGCAGGCTCTGGTGGCCTTCGCCCCCCCTCATTACAAAAAAGAACCACAGAGTGAAgtggaaaaaggggaagaagaacAGCGGCTGAAGGAGAGGGTAGAAGCCATGAACTTCAACAACACAAGTTATTTCTTTCTCCATAGAACTCATGGGCAGGCGGAAAAGGGAATAAAACTAGCCAGTGTCACAGATGACTAA
- the il6r gene encoding interleukin-6 receptor subunit alpha isoform X1 encodes MRIVLLLLCVLCAARVRGAFDGTCPRKEPPPGVLVVSQGSKLVLTCSGRVEVDGVKVSIHRNSANIRRGNSSNATPTTENIISETGVWMKIKKHPVNEGKQPNSTLAGESRSLGLTGYTASTSTHTARPTSVDRQLKGEEMDGMGDYEEEEEAEKGSRVTRGTKSRLQWKWMSRTVRKGVRDRGETTFERRGAALSLSPVRLEDSGRYTCYHRGRERSSFLIHVADPPETPSLSCYKRSPSSKIRCEWAPQRPLTIWPNCYLLLSKSPTQAFLPSQCSYSHRSSRCWCALDHNEDEQRTLHMAYLCVTSIAGNATSALLHFLPLSILKPDPPSDVTVQQEEGQEMRMTVTWSLPNSWKSQESFYVLNYEIKYRPLKSSLYHGQIQAVKKRSYTITDAMPGVEYLIQLRTKEEYDGQWSDWSTPVQASSWLRSTRSFELLKDDLSTTFPVYTDNEGSSGTDVDVIDDPEPVQRGAAVSRHGLWISASFALLSLVLLAAYIFRHKERFMRVVIKCKDSPRPPPSSPTPPEGQALVAFAPPHYKKEPQSEVEKGEEEQRLKERVEAMNFNNTSYFFLHRTHGQAEKGIKLASVTDD; translated from the exons ATGCGGATTGTTCTCCTTTTGCTGTGCGTTCTGTGCGCCGCGCGGGTCCGGGGCGCTTTCGACGGAACCTGCCCCAGAAAAG AGCCTCCACCTGGTGTGCTGGTTGTATCCCAGGGCAGTAAGTTGGTTTTGACCTGCAGTGGCCGTGTGGAGGTGGACGGGGTGAAGGTCAGCATTCACAGAAACAGTGCAAACATTAGAAGAGGGAATTCCTCTAATGCAACCCCAACCACTGAAAACATAATCAGCGAAACTGGAGTCTGgatgaaaattaaaaaacatcctgtGAATGAGGGAAAACAGCCCAACTCAACTTTGGCTGGAGAAAGCAGAAGCCTCGGACTTACAGGATATACAGCTTCTACCAGCACTCACACAGCCCGGCCAACCAGTGTGGACAGACAACTAAAGGGTGAAGAGATGGATGGCATGGGCGattatgaggaagaggaggaagcggaGAAAGGGAGCAGAGTTACAAGGGGCACAAAGTCAAGGCTGCAGTGGAAGTGGATGAGTCGGACAGTGAGGAAAGGAGTCAGAGACCGGGGAGAAACCACATTTGAGAGGAGAGGGGCTGCACTGTCTCTGTCCCCGGTCAGACTGGAGGACTCTGGGAGGTACACCTGTTATCACCGAGGCAGAGAGAGGTCCTCCTTCCTCATACACGTTGCAG ATCCTCCAGAGACTCCCAGCCTGTCCTGCTACAAAAGGTCACCCAGCAGTAAGATCCGCTGTGAATGGGCCCCTCAGAGGCCCCTCACGATATGGCCGAACTGTTACCTCCTCCTTAGTAAAAG CCCCACACAGGCGTTCCTTCCATCGCAGTGCTCATACTCACATCGGAGCTCCCGCTGTTGGTGTGCTCTGGACCACAATGAGGACGAGCAGAGAACCCTCCACATGGCCTACCTGTGTGTGACGAGCATCGCAGGAAACGCCACCAGCGCCCTGCTGCACTTCCTACCGCTAAGCATTT TAAAGCCTGACCCTCCATCGGATGTGACGGTTCAACAGGAGGAGGGACAAGAGATGAGGATGACCGTTACCTGGAGTTTGCCGAACTCCTGGAAGTCTCAAGAAAGCTTTTATGTACTAAACTACGAGATCAAATACCGACCTCTCAAGTCCTCGTTATATCATGGCCAG ATACAGGCGGTGAAGAAGCGCTCCTACACAATCACTGATGCAATGCCTGGTGTTGAGTACTTGATACAACTCAGAACCAAGGAAGAGTACGATGGTCAGTGGAGTGACTGGAGTACACCTGTCCAAGCCAGCAGCTGGTTGAGGTCAACAA GGTCATTCGAGTTGTTGAAAGATGATCTGTCCACGACG TTTCCAGTATACACAGACAATGAGGGCAGCTCTGGTACAGATGTTGATGTGATTGATG ATCCTGAGCCAGTCCAACGTGGTGCGGCGGTGTCGCGTCATGGCCTGTGGATCTCTGCTTCCTTtgctctcttgtctcttgtccttTTAGCTGCCTACATATTCAG ACACAAGGAAAGATTTATGCGTGTCGTCATAAAATGTAAGGATTCTCCGCGGCCTCCGCCTTCCAGCCCAACGCCTCCAGAAGGGCAGGCTCTGGTGGCCTTCGCCCCCCCTCATTACAAAAAAGAACCACAGAGTGAAgtggaaaaaggggaagaagaacAGCGGCTGAAGGAGAGGGTAGAAGCCATGAACTTCAACAACACAAGTTATTTCTTTCTCCATAGAACTCATGGGCAGGCGGAAAAGGGAATAAAACTAGCCAGTGTCACAGATGACTAA